TCTGTCTGTGAAACCAACATGAGTTTTCGCTCTTCAACTATTTTGCTCATTTCCGTAACCAGTGTCACATGCTTAGAAACATTCCCTTGCATTTTTCGGTATTCTGGGTAGTTGTCAACAAATTTAGCCATGTCCTCTGCAAAGATTCAAGCCTTATGAACAGAAGCTTCTTTTTAGTAGAAAAATACCATGTTTGAGTGAGTTGCAACAGAAACACTTGCTGTACAACCCAAGCTACAATACAAGCTCACAAATACAAACCTATCGTCTGGATATTCTGGTTACTTTTTGCCACTTGTTGGAAGTCGTCCACCATTTTCTTAATATTCATTCCAATATCTCCGAAGTTCTCGTACatatttgatttgaaaaatgCATCTTGCTCAGATGACAGTACAACCTCCtgaaagcataaaacatcagcAGCAAATGAATCATTGTGGAAAAGACAACAAGGTAGTATTTAGACACAAGAGGAAAGAACTTTTTGACCTGTTGATCTTTTGGCAACTTGCCGACATTTTTCAGGTTGACCTTATTATCTTGAATGCCTATCAACTCATGAACCATTGCCTGTAGAAGTACATAATACAAATGAGAAGCATTATGTGAGACCTTGGAGgtgacttgaagaagaagatgaggcGGCACAATTTGTTAGAAATAACAAAGGTGGAGAACTTACTGACTACCCATACCTGATAAGTCCACTGATTAAGCAATGCAGTCACGGGGTCATCCCTCCTATCAATTATTAGCAACAATGGAGACACTTCTGTTCTCCTGAAATCAAAAAGGCCACTCTCCTGCTGGTACATCAGCTTCTGCAATATGGATGAAAGAAAAACGTGTTcaactttttccttttccaatcTCAAATATCCAAAACCAACTATACCTTCAACCCTAAGCAGGGAAAATGGAATAAACCTAATAATAGAACTTGTTAGGCTACAAAGCACGAACAATTAAAgttgagggaaaagaaagaaacaattgGCATGCTTACAGAAGCTTCATGTGCTATTCTTTTCGCAATATCAGATGTCCTTGAATATCGAATAATAGGCCTTCGCTTTAACGCCAAGAAAATTGCAGAAATTCCATCAACAACTCGATCACAGAACTGCTGCAATCCTGATGGGTCTACAACTGCTGGGAGCATATACATGTGGTTTGCGGCCATATTTAACGTGAAATGGTAAGGGTCCAACGCAACAAAATCTGCATAAAATTCCTGCAAATCACGTCAATAATCATGTAACATAGCGAATTTCTAGTTTCAACTACAAATTTAAAAGCAAGTTACAGGCTACAACAAATTTTTAGAGCTCTAATAGAAAGATGTATCAGCAACGAttccttaattattattttttttgagaaggtaACATTTTTCGTATAACTATTTGCTGCATAAAAACTACAGCTGTCCATAGTTACAAGAGAATATAGGAAGATGTACTAAGCTATAACCATCTTACAGAGATCCTAGAACATCAATAAAAGATTGTCTTCCATATATTCATGTTTACACTAAAAATAGAAAAGGTCTAAGCACTTCATCTTCAGTTTCTGGATAGAGCTATGATTTCTTAAACTTTTCCATactatacaatcttctttttgaTTGTGAATGATTTCCCCCTTTTTTAGAACGTAAACATATTGGCATATTATATGAATCTTCAGCACAAAGATTGTACTGGAAACCAAAAGATGTTTACACAAAAACCAAATTACAATCCTTGCTCTTCTTACAAGGAAACTAAAAcctgtaaaatagctgaaaatgATAAATCTAAGCATACCTGCAACTGCTGGACAACTTCATGCTCATCTGAATCGGCTAACATATGAAGTTGAGTATCTTTCAAAATATTGGAGAAAACTGTGCAATAAAAAGGATATATGAAATCTGTCATTCTTGAGAAACTCTGGCAACAGCATCGCAACTAAGTTTTTCTGAAAAATACCAGTTCACAGCCGTATATTAGCAGATTGTTCGTGTCATCCAATTAAAGAGGACATACTTACAAAGGTGATATTCTCCAAATCGTGGCTTAGCTAGTTGACGACGCATATGCTGGATATTCTCTGATGTTGGCCTCAGAAAATAAACTGCTTTAAGATGTGACATGGATTCCTTGGACATGGAAATAGAATCTACCAGCTCCACCAGGAACACCTCCTTCTTCAGAAGTTCTGACTGAGAGTACACAACACTAACAGAACTAACCTGCTCATCCAGAGTGAAAAGT
This region of Solanum dulcamara chromosome 9, daSolDulc1.2, whole genome shotgun sequence genomic DNA includes:
- the LOC129902125 gene encoding vacuolar protein sorting-associated protein 45 homolog isoform X2, encoding MTDFIYPFYCTVFSNILKDTQLHMLADSDEHEVVQQLQEFYADFVALDPYHFTLNMAANHMYMLPAVVDPSGLQQFCDRVVDGISAIFLALKRRPIIRYSRTSDIAKRIAHEASKLMYQQESGLFDFRRTEVSPLLLIIDRRDDPVTALLNQWTYQAMVHELIGIQDNKVNLKNVGKLPKDQQEVVLSSEQDAFFKSNMYENFGDIGMNIKKMVDDFQQVAKSNQNIQTIEDMAKFVDNYPEYRKMQGNVSKHVTLVTEMSKIVEERKLMLVSQTEQELACNGGQGAAFEAVTNLLNNDNISDVDRLRLVMLYALRYEKESPVQLMQLFNKLASQSPKYKPGLVQFLLKQAGVDKRTGDLYGNRDLLNIARNMARGLKGVENVYTQHQPLLFQTMENITRGRLRDVDFPYVGNHFQQARPQEVVIFIVGGTTYEESRSVALQNSTNSGIRFILGGSALLNSKRFLKDLEEAQRIARISTNML
- the LOC129902125 gene encoding vacuolar protein sorting-associated protein 45 homolog isoform X1; this encodes MVVVAAVRDYINRMLQDISGMKVLILDSSTVSSVSVVYSQSELLKKEVFLVELVDSISMSKESMSHLKAVYFLRPTSENIQHMRRQLAKPRFGEYHLFFSNILKDTQLHMLADSDEHEVVQQLQEFYADFVALDPYHFTLNMAANHMYMLPAVVDPSGLQQFCDRVVDGISAIFLALKRRPIIRYSRTSDIAKRIAHEASKLMYQQESGLFDFRRTEVSPLLLIIDRRDDPVTALLNQWTYQAMVHELIGIQDNKVNLKNVGKLPKDQQEVVLSSEQDAFFKSNMYENFGDIGMNIKKMVDDFQQVAKSNQNIQTIEDMAKFVDNYPEYRKMQGNVSKHVTLVTEMSKIVEERKLMLVSQTEQELACNGGQGAAFEAVTNLLNNDNISDVDRLRLVMLYALRYEKESPVQLMQLFNKLASQSPKYKPGLVQFLLKQAGVDKRTGDLYGNRDLLNIARNMARGLKGVENVYTQHQPLLFQTMENITRGRLRDVDFPYVGNHFQQARPQEVVIFIVGGTTYEESRSVALQNSTNSGIRFILGGSALLNSKRFLKDLEEAQRIARISTNML